Within Bombus fervidus isolate BK054 chromosome 3, iyBomFerv1, whole genome shotgun sequence, the genomic segment CTTGATAAATTAAATGGTATTAGAGTAGAATCACCTGCAAAAGTTGAAAATGAGATAAAGTAAGAAGATGTAAAAACATTAAGTtgtataagaaatttttttacaattaaaatggaacagtaagaaaagaaattatcttttttttaacgatactttATGATTtgtttataacattttatcaaTTCTTTACATGAATACTGTATATGATAAAGTAAACACTACTAAGAAAGTTATGTATTcctaaaaacaaatttttatattaaaacgataattaaaattatcttaaaaacaatataatttgtaaatttatatttcaaaatttttttttagttatatacatatttactaaattttgattatttagtgtatttacatcataacatctttatgtatataaagtagtttatatttatatatgaatgTCTGGATGTTCAACATTTATCTTTTACACGTTCATCAATGAAATGTACggaataaatacatatatgtttaataaaattaaatatatattgaacaATAATGGAAagttcaatgaattttaaaatcagTATACAATAAAAGactgtatatattaaaaaataatatgaatatttatttttaaaaaatcgttttttaacgataaaaataataactattATATTCTTCGTGataaatatactatattttgtattacaaattatttacaattgtaagaatgctacagaagatataaaaatgattagtTTCAATCAGAAAGAATAGTTTCATAGATGTAAGAAATAATCaacttaaataaatatttacatataattgtaaatgtcaagattaaaatttataatatgtctttattctttattagTATTCTGTTTTCACGGCACATTTTGTTGAAGATTTTGGACATTGAGAATATTCTCTCAACATGCCTTTGGTCTCTTCATATTCTTTACTATCAAGTTTTGCACAAGCACATCTATATTCCTTAGAATTTGGAGATTCAAACAACATTCTTGGTACACCAATCCAATCTCTTTCTATTCCTCCactagaaataaaagatagtATTGATTTCAACAAAATTCTAGATTTTTACACATTGTGGCTACCTCTTTTTAGTACACCATACTACAGTTCCAGAATCTGACTTCCATTCTATGTTACATGGaggaaacattttctttttatgtgcTTCTTCAAATTGCTTCTCTTTTGcatctattaatattttttgtacattATGAGATTCCTCAGTTGGGGAACCATCTTCATTATAATATCTGCCatttaattttcctatttaaaaagagtaaggtaataaaataattgtgaaATAAACACTTAGTTTCTAGGTACctttataaatatagtttttattgtaaaattggACCCAATCATTCAGTGCTTTAACTTGCTGTATAGATAATGAAGAGATGTCATCTGTTAAGCCCTCATCATTAAATTCTCCAGTAATAAATGCTAAAGATGCATCACGACCtgtgaatatataaatacatacatatatatgtgatTTGTAAGTACATTGACACATGTAATCTTATAAAAGATTATACCAGTGAATACATGATAAGTTGCACCAGGACCATAATGTTTTGCACCTTTTGTGACATCAAAAATTTGACCTAGTATTGAAATG encodes:
- the LOC139985686 gene encoding neuferricin codes for the protein MLPKYVWLLPLFASILLYSNDCLNGIKFNFLDKWLNITKNVYSGLKKSNIELNKDANQKVFTSNELKKYTNLKDGLYISILGQIFDVTKGAKHYGPGATYHVFTGRDASLAFITGEFNDEGLTDDISSLSIQQVKALNDWVQFYNKNYIYKGKLNGRYYNEDGSPTEESHNVQKILIDAKEKQFEEAHKKKMFPPCNIEWKSDSGTVVWCTKKSGGIERDWIGVPRMLFESPNSKEYRCACAKLDSKEYEETKGMLREYSQCPKSSTKCAVKTEY